A stretch of the Arvicola amphibius chromosome 8, mArvAmp1.2, whole genome shotgun sequence genome encodes the following:
- the LOC119821478 gene encoding 40S ribosomal protein S25 has product MPPKDDKKKKDAGKSAKKDKDPVNKSGGKAKKKKWSKGKVRDKLNNLVLFDKATYDKLCKEVPNYKLITPAVVSERLKIRGSLARAALQELLSKGLIKLVSKHRAQVIYTRNTKGGDAPAAGEDA; this is encoded by the coding sequence ATGCCGCCCAAGGAtgataagaagaagaaagatgccggAAAGTCGGccaaaaaagacaaagacccaGTAAATAAGTCCGGTGGCAAGGCCAAAAAGAAGAAGTGGTCCAAAGGCAAAGTTCGGGACAAGCTCAACAATCTAGTCCTGTTTGACAAGGCTACATACGACAAACTCTGTAAGGAAGTTCCCAACTATAAACTTATTACTCCAGCCGTGGTCTCTGAGAGACTGAAGATTCGTGGTTCCTTGGCCAGGGCAGCCCTTCAGGAGCTCCTTAGTAAAGGGCTTATCAAGCTGGTTTCAAAGCACAGAGCCCAAGTAATTTACACCAGAAACACAAAGGGTGGAGATGCCCCAGCTGCTGGTGAAGATGCATGA